The following coding sequences are from one Prochlorococcus sp. MIT 1314 window:
- the gcvH gene encoding glycine cleavage system protein GcvH — translation MSYQFPDNLNYADTHEYVLEENGLLKIGVSEFAIDQLGDIVFVELADQGATLKKGETFGTIESVKAVEEVYLPFSGEIVSVNESVIDNPELLQNDPIGNGWLVILKPESKASIADLMTSEEYQSKVVPK, via the coding sequence ATGTCTTACCAGTTTCCAGACAACCTCAACTATGCTGATACTCATGAATATGTCTTGGAAGAAAATGGATTATTAAAAATTGGAGTTAGTGAATTTGCCATAGATCAATTAGGAGATATTGTTTTTGTTGAATTAGCTGATCAAGGGGCCACCTTAAAGAAAGGTGAGACTTTTGGAACAATAGAATCAGTTAAGGCCGTTGAGGAAGTCTATCTGCCTTTTTCAGGGGAAATAGTATCTGTAAATGAAAGTGTTATTGATAACCCTGAGCTTTTACAGAATGATCCGATTGGAAACGGTTGGTTAGTCATTTTGAAACCAGAATCAAAAGCATCAATTGCTGATTTAATGACTTCTGAGGAATATCAATCAAAGGTTGTACCAAAATAA